One segment of Streptomyces roseifaciens DNA contains the following:
- the cofC gene encoding 2-phospho-L-lactate guanylyltransferase has product MVWTLVVPVKPLALAKSRLGTGAGEGPRAALALAFAVDTVAAALACAAVRDVVVVTDDPLAGAELTALGARVLAEPGGPGGLNRALAHGARTVRAGRAGAAVATLNADLPALRPAELGRVLDSATEFPRAFLADAAGIGTTLLAAAPGMELAPAFEGHSRARHRDSGAREIGLTGVDSVRRDVDTEADLRAALALGVGPRTAALVGAPAEPGGGGRGGTGRPPRAGGAQRHGAAGAERSAPRRLGC; this is encoded by the coding sequence GTGGTCTGGACGCTGGTGGTGCCGGTGAAGCCGCTGGCCCTGGCCAAGAGCCGTCTCGGCACCGGGGCCGGGGAGGGGCCCCGCGCCGCGCTCGCGCTGGCGTTCGCCGTGGACACCGTGGCCGCGGCACTGGCCTGTGCGGCGGTACGGGATGTGGTGGTCGTCACGGACGATCCGCTGGCCGGGGCCGAGCTCACCGCCCTCGGGGCGCGCGTCCTGGCCGAACCCGGTGGGCCGGGCGGCCTGAACCGCGCCCTTGCGCACGGGGCGCGGACCGTACGGGCCGGGCGGGCCGGCGCCGCCGTGGCGACCCTCAACGCGGACCTCCCCGCCCTGCGCCCGGCGGAACTGGGCCGGGTCCTCGATTCCGCGACGGAATTCCCCCGCGCATTTCTCGCGGACGCGGCGGGAATCGGAACGACACTGCTGGCGGCGGCGCCGGGAATGGAATTGGCGCCGGCGTTCGAAGGACATTCGCGCGCCCGGCACCGGGACTCGGGGGCGCGGGAGATCGGGCTGACCGGGGTGGATTCCGTGCGCCGGGACGTGGATACGGAGGCGGATTTGCGGGCCGCCCTGGCCCTGGGCGTGGGGCCCCGTACGGCCGCCCTCGTGGGCGCCCCCGCGGAGCCGGGCGGCGGGGGCCGCGGGGGCACGGGGCGGCCGCCCCGTGCGGGCGGTGCGCAGCGGCACGGGGCGGCCGGGGCGGAACGCTCCGCCCCGCGCCGACTAGGCTGCTGA
- a CDS encoding lysophospholipid acyltransferase family protein, whose product MSRHRIGFWYRFTAVLAKPPLVVLFKRDWRGMEHIPADGGFITAVNHNSYLDPLSYAHYQYNTGRVPRFLAKAALFKGSFVGAVLRGTGQIPVYRESADAAAAFKAAVAAINKGECVAFYPEGTLTRDPDMWPMEGKTGAARVALLTRAPVIPVAQWGANEAMPPYAKENKLRLLPRKTLKVMAGPPVDLSAYYDKEPTADVLRAATDDIMTAITALLAELRGEPAPAEPYNPKKARAAARRKAQEDEK is encoded by the coding sequence GTGTCCCGCCACAGAATCGGCTTCTGGTACCGCTTTACGGCGGTGTTGGCTAAACCGCCGCTCGTGGTTCTGTTCAAGCGGGACTGGCGGGGAATGGAGCACATTCCGGCCGACGGCGGTTTTATTACCGCCGTCAACCACAACTCGTATCTCGACCCGCTCTCCTACGCCCACTACCAGTACAACACCGGGCGCGTCCCCCGCTTCCTCGCCAAGGCCGCCCTGTTCAAGGGCAGCTTCGTCGGCGCCGTCCTGCGCGGCACGGGGCAGATCCCCGTCTACCGGGAGTCGGCCGACGCCGCGGCCGCCTTCAAGGCCGCCGTCGCGGCCATCAACAAGGGCGAGTGCGTGGCCTTCTACCCCGAGGGCACCCTGACCCGCGATCCCGACATGTGGCCCATGGAGGGCAAGACCGGCGCCGCCCGCGTCGCGCTCCTCACCCGCGCACCGGTCATCCCGGTTGCCCAGTGGGGCGCCAACGAGGCCATGCCGCCGTACGCCAAGGAGAACAAGCTCCGGCTCCTGCCCCGCAAGACGCTCAAGGTGATGGCCGGCCCGCCCGTCGACCTCTCCGCGTACTACGACAAGGAGCCCACCGCGGACGTCCTGCGCGCCGCGACCGACGACATCATGACCGCCATCACCGCCCTCCTCGCCGAACTGCGCGGCGAGCCGGCCCCCGCCGAGCCGTACAACCCCAAGAAGGCCCGCGCCGCGGCCCGCCGCAAGGCCCAGGAGGACGAGAAGTGA
- a CDS encoding NAD(P)H-dependent glycerol-3-phosphate dehydrogenase, with translation MTRCAVYGTGSWGTAFAMVLADAGCEVTMWGRRAALVEAVNTTRTNPDYLPGVELPRSVRATTDPAEAARGAEFTILAVPSQTLRGNLAEWAPLLPADTVLVSLMKGVELGTAKRMSEVIEEVAKVPAGQVAVLTGPNLAKEIAARQPAAAVVACRDESVAKRLQAACHTAYFRPYTNTDVVGCELGGAVKNVIALAVGIADGMGLGDNAKASLITRGLAETTRLGLAMGADAHTFAGLAGMGDLVATCASPLSRNRTFGASLGRGMTLAETIAVTKQTAEGVKSCESVLDLARRHGVDMPITETVVEIVHEGKPPLVALKELMSRSAKAERH, from the coding sequence GTGACGCGCTGCGCCGTATACGGCACCGGTTCCTGGGGGACCGCCTTCGCGATGGTCCTCGCGGACGCCGGCTGCGAGGTCACCATGTGGGGGCGGCGCGCCGCCCTCGTGGAGGCCGTCAACACCACCCGCACCAACCCCGACTACCTCCCGGGCGTCGAGCTCCCGCGCTCCGTGCGGGCCACCACCGACCCCGCCGAAGCCGCACGGGGCGCCGAATTCACGATCCTCGCCGTGCCCTCCCAGACGCTGCGCGGCAACCTCGCCGAGTGGGCCCCCCTGCTGCCCGCGGACACCGTCCTCGTCTCCCTGATGAAGGGCGTCGAGCTGGGCACCGCCAAGCGCATGAGCGAGGTCATCGAGGAGGTCGCCAAGGTCCCCGCCGGCCAGGTGGCCGTCCTGACCGGCCCCAACCTCGCCAAGGAGATCGCCGCGCGGCAGCCCGCCGCCGCCGTCGTCGCCTGCCGCGACGAGTCCGTGGCCAAGCGCCTCCAGGCCGCCTGCCACACCGCCTACTTCCGCCCGTACACCAACACCGACGTGGTCGGCTGCGAGCTCGGCGGCGCCGTCAAGAACGTCATCGCCCTCGCCGTCGGCATCGCCGACGGCATGGGGCTCGGCGACAACGCCAAGGCCTCCTTGATCACCCGCGGCCTGGCCGAGACCACCAGGCTGGGCCTGGCCATGGGCGCCGACGCGCACACCTTCGCCGGCCTCGCCGGCATGGGGGACCTCGTCGCCACCTGCGCCTCCCCGCTCTCCCGCAACCGCACCTTCGGCGCGAGCCTCGGCCGCGGCATGACCCTCGCGGAGACCATCGCGGTCACCAAGCAGACCGCCGAGGGCGTCAAGTCCTGCGAGTCGGTGCTGGATCTGGCGCGCCGCCACGGAGTCGACATGCCGATCACGGAGACCGTGGTGGAGATCGTGCACGAGGGCAAGCCGCCGCTGGTGGCCCTCAAGGAGCTGATGTCGCGCAGCGCCAAGGCCGAGCGGCACTGA
- a CDS encoding D-alanine--D-alanine ligase family protein, which produces MSSEITPQSPGRKPRVAVVFGGRSSEHAISVVTAGAVLRAIDRTKYDVLPIGITTDGRWALTADDPERMAITDRALPSVEQLAQSPDGSVVLPVDPSDRELVYTEPGTMPKALGEVDVVFPVLHGPYGEDGTLQGMLELSGIPYVGAGVLASAVGQDKEYMKRVFISFGLPVGPYEVVRPREWDTDPAAARKKIVDFAGEHGWPVFIKPARAGSSMGITKVDDISGLDEAVAEARRHDPKILVESLLRGREIECGVLEFEDGPRASVPAEIPPVTAHDFYDFEAKYIDSAAGLVPAPLTPEETAKVQELAVQAFDAASCEGLVRADFFLTEDGEFVINEINTLPGFTPISMYPRMWQETGVGYTELIDRLIQAALRRPTGLR; this is translated from the coding sequence ATGAGCAGCGAGATCACCCCCCAGAGCCCTGGCCGGAAGCCGCGTGTGGCGGTCGTCTTCGGCGGCCGCAGTTCCGAGCACGCCATTTCCGTGGTCACCGCCGGCGCCGTGCTGCGCGCCATCGACCGCACGAAGTACGACGTGCTGCCGATCGGCATCACCACGGACGGCCGTTGGGCCCTCACCGCCGACGACCCCGAGCGGATGGCCATCACCGACCGCGCGCTGCCGAGCGTCGAGCAGCTCGCCCAGTCGCCCGACGGCTCCGTCGTCCTGCCGGTCGACCCCTCCGACCGCGAGCTCGTCTACACGGAGCCGGGCACGATGCCCAAGGCGCTGGGCGAGGTCGACGTGGTCTTCCCCGTCCTGCACGGCCCCTACGGGGAGGACGGCACCCTCCAGGGCATGCTGGAGCTCTCCGGCATCCCCTACGTGGGCGCCGGAGTGCTCGCCTCGGCCGTCGGCCAGGACAAGGAGTACATGAAGCGCGTCTTCATCTCCTTCGGCCTGCCCGTCGGCCCGTACGAGGTCGTCCGCCCCCGCGAGTGGGACACCGACCCGGCCGCCGCCCGGAAGAAGATCGTCGACTTCGCCGGCGAGCACGGCTGGCCCGTCTTCATCAAGCCCGCCCGCGCCGGCTCCTCCATGGGCATCACCAAGGTCGACGACATCTCCGGCCTCGACGAGGCCGTGGCCGAGGCGCGCCGCCACGACCCGAAGATCCTGGTCGAGTCGCTGCTGCGGGGCCGGGAGATCGAGTGCGGCGTCCTGGAGTTCGAGGACGGGCCGCGCGCCAGCGTCCCCGCCGAGATCCCCCCGGTCACCGCCCACGACTTCTACGACTTCGAGGCGAAGTACATCGACTCCGCCGCCGGTCTCGTCCCCGCACCGCTGACGCCGGAGGAGACGGCGAAGGTGCAGGAGCTCGCCGTGCAGGCCTTCGACGCCGCCTCGTGCGAGGGCCTCGTGCGCGCGGACTTCTTCCTCACCGAGGACGGCGAGTTCGTCATCAACGAGATCAACACCCTGCCGGGCTTCACGCCGATCTCCATGTACCCCCGCATGTGGCAGGAGACCGGCGTCGGCTACACCGAGCTGATCGACCGCCTCATCCAGGCGGCCCTGCGCCGGCCCACGGGCCTGCGCTAG
- a CDS encoding DUF3515 domain-containing protein — MKSSLRRPFGLSAVVVLCAAAGCSPSGGAEGPAVPTPSARAAGLCRALHKELPKTVDGKQRRTADPVSDFTAVWGDPAIALRCGVERPEIIKPGSEHYNPAADSVEIDGVDWLPERRPDGSVRCTTTLREAFVEVTLPRKVVGEAGDLGALTDLAGAVARTIPVGVV; from the coding sequence GTGAAGTCTTCCCTCCGCCGGCCCTTCGGCCTGTCCGCTGTCGTCGTGCTGTGCGCGGCCGCCGGCTGCTCGCCGTCGGGCGGCGCGGAGGGTCCCGCGGTCCCCACGCCGTCGGCGCGGGCGGCCGGGCTCTGCCGGGCCCTGCACAAGGAGCTGCCGAAGACCGTGGACGGGAAACAGCGGCGCACCGCCGATCCCGTCTCGGACTTCACCGCCGTGTGGGGTGATCCCGCGATCGCCCTGCGCTGCGGGGTGGAGCGTCCCGAGATCATCAAGCCCGGTTCCGAACACTACAACCCCGCCGCGGACTCGGTGGAGATCGACGGTGTGGACTGGCTGCCGGAGCGGCGGCCGGACGGCAGCGTCCGCTGCACGACCACCCTGCGGGAGGCGTTCGTGGAGGTGACGCTGCCGAGGAAGGTCGTCGGCGAGGCCGGCGATCTCGGTGCGCTCACCGATCTCGCCGGCGCCGTCGCGAGGACGATCCCGGTGGGGGTCGTCTAG
- a CDS encoding Lrp/AsnC family transcriptional regulator, whose amino-acid sequence MVQAYILIQTEVGKASTVAEVISKISGVIQAEDVTGPYDVIVRAQAETVDELGRMVVARIQAVEGITRTLTCPVVHL is encoded by the coding sequence GTGGTACAGGCGTACATCCTGATCCAGACCGAGGTCGGCAAGGCGTCGACCGTGGCCGAAGTCATCTCGAAGATCTCGGGGGTGATCCAGGCCGAGGACGTGACCGGTCCGTACGACGTGATCGTGCGTGCCCAGGCCGAGACCGTGGACGAGCTCGGCCGCATGGTGGTGGCCAGGATCCAGGCAGTGGAGGGCATCACCCGCACACTGACCTGCCCGGTCGTCCATCTGTAG
- a CDS encoding thiamine-phosphate kinase: MKGTVGELGEFGLIRELTSRLTTTPAVRLGPGDDAAVVAAPDRRVVASTDVLLEGRHFRRDWSTAYDVGRKAAAQNLADIAAMGAVPTAILLGLVVPAELPATWPTELMDGIRDECQVAGAAVVGGDVVRGETITVAITALGDLRNHEPVTRSGAQPGDIVAVTGWLGWSAAGLAVLARGFRSPRAFVEAHRRPEPPYHAGPAAAGLGATAMTDVSDGLIADLGHIAEASKVRIDLHTAAIDVPTQMSDIGQAVGVDPLQWVLTGGEDHAIVATFPPDVKLPARWKVIGEVVSPSALPQVTVDGAPWDKAGGWDHFGELEPGEQHGAGPHGPHGAPL; the protein is encoded by the coding sequence GTGAAAGGCACCGTGGGCGAGTTGGGGGAGTTCGGGCTCATCAGAGAGCTTACTTCCCGGCTCACCACCACCCCTGCGGTCCGGCTCGGGCCGGGTGACGACGCCGCGGTGGTGGCTGCGCCCGACCGGAGGGTCGTGGCCAGTACGGATGTGCTTCTGGAGGGGCGGCACTTCCGCCGCGACTGGTCGACCGCCTACGACGTCGGGCGCAAGGCCGCCGCGCAGAACCTCGCCGACATCGCGGCGATGGGCGCGGTGCCGACCGCGATCCTGCTCGGCCTGGTCGTCCCCGCCGAACTCCCCGCCACCTGGCCGACCGAGCTGATGGACGGCATCCGCGACGAGTGCCAGGTCGCCGGTGCGGCGGTCGTCGGCGGCGACGTGGTGCGCGGCGAGACCATCACCGTCGCCATCACGGCCCTCGGCGACCTGCGCAACCACGAGCCGGTCACCCGCTCCGGCGCACAGCCCGGCGACATCGTCGCCGTCACCGGGTGGCTCGGCTGGTCCGCGGCCGGACTCGCGGTGCTCGCCCGCGGTTTCCGCTCGCCCCGCGCCTTCGTCGAGGCCCACCGGCGCCCCGAACCGCCGTACCACGCGGGCCCCGCGGCGGCGGGCCTCGGCGCCACCGCGATGACGGACGTCAGCGACGGCCTGATCGCCGACCTCGGCCACATCGCGGAGGCCAGCAAGGTCCGCATCGACCTGCACACGGCGGCCATCGACGTGCCCACCCAGATGTCCGACATCGGCCAGGCCGTCGGCGTCGACCCGCTGCAGTGGGTGCTGACCGGGGGAGAGGACCACGCGATCGTCGCGACGTTCCCGCCGGACGTGAAGCTGCCCGCCCGCTGGAAGGTCATCGGCGAGGTCGTCAGCCCCTCCGCCCTGCCCCAGGTCACCGTGGACGGGGCCCCGTGGGACAAGGCCGGCGGCTGGGACCACTTCGGGGAACTGGAGCCGGGGGAGCAGCACGGGGCGGGGCCCCACGGGCCGCACGGGGCGCCGCTGTAG
- the thiD gene encoding bifunctional hydroxymethylpyrimidine kinase/phosphomethylpyrimidine kinase → MPIPPRVLTVAGSDSGGGAGIQADLKTMLALGVHGMSVVTAVTAQNSRGVQGAWELPAEAVRAQYRSVVDDIGVQAVKTGMLASEELVRTVAELLAGTAAPVVVDPVGISKHGDALLAASALDAVRTKLLPAATVATPNLDEVAWLTGLRVASEADMRRAADAVLAYGPRWALIKGGHLEGDALDLLTDGAEEHWLRAPRHDNRHTHGTGCTLASAIASGLAKGHTVPEAVTAAKDYVTGAIAAGFPLGDGIGPVDHAWRWRS, encoded by the coding sequence ATGCCGATACCCCCACGCGTGCTGACCGTCGCCGGATCCGACTCCGGCGGCGGTGCGGGCATCCAGGCCGACCTCAAGACCATGCTCGCCCTCGGCGTGCACGGCATGAGCGTGGTCACGGCCGTGACCGCACAGAACTCCCGCGGCGTGCAGGGAGCCTGGGAGCTGCCCGCGGAGGCCGTACGGGCCCAGTACCGCAGCGTCGTCGACGACATCGGCGTCCAGGCCGTGAAGACCGGCATGCTCGCCTCGGAGGAGCTCGTGCGGACCGTCGCCGAGCTCCTGGCGGGCACCGCCGCCCCCGTGGTCGTGGACCCGGTGGGCATCTCCAAGCACGGCGACGCCCTGCTCGCCGCCTCCGCCCTGGACGCGGTCCGCACGAAGCTGCTGCCGGCGGCCACCGTCGCCACCCCCAACCTGGACGAGGTCGCGTGGCTCACGGGCCTGCGGGTCGCCTCGGAGGCCGACATGCGCCGGGCGGCGGACGCCGTGCTCGCGTACGGGCCCCGGTGGGCGCTCATCAAGGGCGGGCACCTGGAGGGGGACGCGCTGGACCTCCTCACGGACGGCGCCGAGGAGCACTGGCTGCGGGCCCCGCGCCACGACAACCGCCACACGCACGGGACGGGGTGCACGCTGGCGAGCGCCATCGCCTCCGGGCTCGCCAAGGGGCACACGGTGCCGGAAGCGGTGACCGCGGCCAAGGACTACGTCACCGGCGCCATCGCGGCCGGATTCCCCCTGGGGGACGGCATCGGGCCGGTCGACCACGCGTGGCGGTGGCGTTCTTAG
- the rpmB gene encoding 50S ribosomal protein L28, giving the protein MAANCDVCGKGPGFGNAISHSHRRTPRRWNPNIQRVRAVVGGTPKRLNVCTSCIKADKVSR; this is encoded by the coding sequence GTGGCTGCCAACTGCGACGTCTGCGGCAAGGGGCCGGGCTTCGGCAACGCTATTTCGCACTCGCACCGCCGTACCCCCCGTCGTTGGAACCCCAACATCCAGCGGGTGCGTGCTGTGGTCGGTGGGACGCCGAAGCGGCTCAACGTCTGCACCTCGTGCATCAAGGCCGACAAGGTCTCGCGCTAA
- a CDS encoding DAK2 domain-containing protein encodes MPHPLDASAVRTWCALALDALGRAREEIDAINVYPVPDGDTGTNLYLTAESAARAVDAVFDGHATTGPASRPTLPDAVRAMAHGALIGARGNSGTILAQLLRGMAEVLAGGGEPRPAPSRTGRPAADAELLRRALLRAVESAYEGVARPVEGTILTVAAAAADAAAAAQGDGAAVARAADEAARSALAMTPGQLDALGRAGVVDAGGLGLVEVIGALARTLSGEAYPRGTRAWTRPVPVAPQPPAPAEGPVPCPATAPGGASPAFEVIYLLDADDTAVPRLRTRLDALGDSLVVVGGDGLWNVHVHVDDAGAAVEAGIEAGRPHRIRITHFAGAAAEVAAAAPAGDPGRTREPAQRAVVAVVPGEGLAGLCTDAGATVVAARPGEPPASGELVDAIRRANAREVVLLPNDPELQHAAAAAAEQARAAGVRVALIPTRAAVQGIAALAVHEPARRFDEDVVAMTSAAGATRYAELAVAERQAWTMAGVCQAGDVLGLIDGDVAVIGSDLAATAATVLDRMLAAGGEMVTLVLGADVPDAVADRLERHVRGGHLAVDTVVYRGGQQSPPLLIGIE; translated from the coding sequence GTGCCGCACCCGCTGGACGCCTCCGCGGTACGCACCTGGTGCGCACTGGCTCTCGACGCGCTGGGGCGGGCCCGCGAGGAGATCGACGCCATCAACGTCTATCCCGTCCCGGACGGCGACACCGGCACGAACCTGTACCTGACCGCCGAATCCGCCGCCAGGGCCGTCGACGCCGTCTTCGACGGCCACGCCACCACGGGCCCCGCCTCCCGCCCCACGCTCCCCGACGCCGTCCGCGCCATGGCCCACGGCGCCCTCATAGGCGCCCGCGGCAACTCCGGCACGATCCTGGCCCAGCTCCTGCGCGGCATGGCGGAGGTCCTGGCGGGAGGCGGGGAGCCGCGCCCCGCGCCCTCCCGCACGGGGCGCCCCGCCGCCGACGCCGAGCTGCTGCGCCGCGCCCTGCTACGGGCCGTGGAATCCGCGTACGAAGGCGTCGCCCGCCCCGTGGAGGGCACCATCCTCACCGTCGCCGCGGCCGCCGCCGACGCCGCCGCAGCAGCGCAGGGCGACGGCGCCGCCGTGGCCCGCGCCGCGGACGAGGCGGCCCGCTCCGCCCTCGCGATGACCCCCGGCCAGCTCGACGCCCTCGGCCGGGCCGGAGTCGTCGACGCCGGCGGCCTCGGCCTCGTGGAGGTGATCGGAGCGCTCGCCAGGACCCTGTCCGGGGAGGCCTACCCGCGCGGCACGCGCGCGTGGACGCGGCCGGTCCCCGTAGCGCCGCAGCCCCCCGCACCGGCGGAGGGCCCCGTGCCCTGCCCCGCCACCGCCCCCGGCGGCGCCTCGCCCGCCTTCGAGGTCATCTACCTCCTGGACGCCGACGACACCGCCGTCCCCCGCCTGCGCACCCGGCTCGACGCCCTCGGCGACTCCCTCGTCGTCGTCGGCGGCGACGGCCTGTGGAACGTCCACGTCCACGTGGACGACGCCGGAGCCGCCGTCGAGGCCGGCATCGAGGCGGGGCGCCCCCACCGCATCCGCATCACCCACTTCGCCGGAGCCGCCGCAGAAGTCGCCGCCGCAGCCCCGGCAGGCGACCCCGGCCGCACCCGCGAGCCCGCCCAGCGCGCCGTCGTCGCGGTCGTCCCCGGCGAAGGGCTCGCCGGGCTGTGCACGGACGCCGGCGCCACCGTCGTCGCGGCCCGCCCCGGGGAGCCCCCCGCCAGCGGGGAGCTCGTCGACGCCATCCGGCGCGCCAACGCCCGCGAGGTCGTCCTGCTCCCCAACGACCCCGAGCTGCAGCACGCCGCGGCCGCCGCGGCAGAGCAGGCCCGCGCCGCAGGCGTCCGCGTCGCCCTCATCCCGACCCGCGCCGCCGTCCAGGGCATCGCCGCGCTCGCCGTCCACGAGCCCGCCCGCCGCTTCGACGAGGACGTCGTCGCGATGACCTCCGCCGCCGGAGCCACCCGCTACGCCGAGCTCGCCGTCGCCGAACGGCAGGCCTGGACCATGGCCGGCGTCTGCCAGGCGGGCGACGTGCTCGGCCTCATCGACGGCGACGTGGCCGTCATCGGCTCTGACCTCGCCGCCACCGCCGCGACCGTCCTGGACCGCATGCTGGCCGCGGGCGGCGAAATGGTCACCCTCGTCCTCGGCGCGGACGTCCCCGACGCCGTCGCCGACCGCCTGGAGCGGCACGTACGGGGCGGTCACCTCGCCGTCGACACGGTGGTCTACCGGGGCGGGCAGCAGTCGCCGCCGCTGCTCATCGGCATCGAGTGA
- the recG gene encoding ATP-dependent DNA helicase RecG, with product MGRVPALHEPLKKILGGSTAKVMAEHLDLHTAGDLLHHYPRRYAERGELTRLADLPLDEHVTVVAQVAKAAMKTFNHGKGVRLEVVVTDGSGSLTLVFFGRGAYAREKELIPGRRGMFAGKVSVFNRTRQLLHPDYELLDRDSGAGAAEAFAGRLLPIYPACKQFQSWKLTKAVDTLLDLFEAEQWQGLTDPLPPSLRDGRGLAALPDAFRKVHRPRTKADIEDARARLKWDEAFVLQVALARRRHADSQLPAVARKPVAGGILDAFDAKLPFTLTEGQRTVSAEIFDDLATEHPMHRLLQGEVGSGKTMVALRAMLGVVDAGGQAAMLAPTEVLAQQHHRSVTEMMGELAEGGMLGGAEQGTKVVLLTGSMGTAARRQALLDLVTGEAGIVIGTHALIEDKVQFHDLGLVVVDEQHRFGVEQRDALRSKGKQPPHLLVMTATPIPRTVAMTVFGDLETSVLDQLPAGRSPIATHVVPAKDKPHFLARTWERVREEIEGGHQAYVVCPRIGDDLGEEGDAKAPAKGAAKSASKGGPEDEAGQAAAGGDGERRPPLAVLDVAAQLAKGPLSGLRVEVLHGRMQPDAKDDVMRRFAAGEVDVLVATTVIEVGVNVPNSTVMVIMDADRFGVSQLHQLRGRVGRGSAPGLCLLVTDAPEASPSRARLAAVAGTLDGFELSRIDLEQRREGDVLGQAQSGVRSSLRMLTVIDDEEVIAAAREEAAAVVAADPELEALPDLRTALDALLDEEREQYLDKG from the coding sequence ATGGGACGCGTGCCAGCGCTTCACGAACCCCTGAAGAAGATCCTCGGCGGCAGCACCGCGAAGGTGATGGCCGAGCACCTCGACCTGCACACGGCCGGCGATCTGCTGCACCACTACCCGCGCCGCTACGCCGAGCGCGGTGAGCTGACGCGCCTGGCCGACCTGCCGCTGGACGAGCACGTCACCGTCGTCGCCCAGGTCGCCAAGGCCGCCATGAAGACGTTCAACCACGGCAAGGGCGTCCGCCTGGAGGTCGTCGTCACCGACGGCAGCGGCTCCCTGACCCTCGTCTTCTTCGGCCGCGGCGCCTACGCGCGGGAGAAGGAGCTGATCCCCGGCCGCCGCGGCATGTTCGCGGGCAAGGTCTCGGTCTTCAACCGCACCCGCCAGCTCCTCCACCCCGACTACGAGCTCCTGGACCGCGACAGCGGGGCCGGCGCCGCCGAGGCCTTCGCAGGCCGTCTCCTGCCGATCTACCCCGCCTGCAAGCAGTTCCAGTCCTGGAAGCTCACCAAGGCCGTCGACACCCTGCTGGATCTGTTCGAGGCCGAGCAGTGGCAGGGCCTCACCGACCCGCTGCCCCCCTCGCTGCGCGACGGCCGCGGCCTGGCCGCGCTCCCCGACGCCTTCCGCAAGGTCCACCGGCCCCGCACCAAGGCCGACATCGAGGACGCCCGGGCCCGTCTGAAGTGGGACGAGGCGTTCGTCCTCCAGGTCGCCCTCGCCCGCCGCCGGCACGCCGACTCCCAGCTGCCGGCCGTGGCCCGCAAGCCCGTGGCCGGCGGCATCCTCGACGCCTTCGACGCCAAGCTGCCCTTCACCCTCACCGAGGGCCAGCGCACCGTCTCCGCGGAGATCTTCGACGACCTGGCCACCGAGCACCCCATGCACCGCCTCCTGCAGGGAGAGGTCGGCTCGGGCAAGACCATGGTGGCCCTGCGCGCCATGCTCGGCGTCGTCGACGCCGGCGGCCAGGCCGCCATGCTCGCCCCCACCGAAGTGCTCGCCCAGCAGCACCACCGGTCGGTCACCGAGATGATGGGCGAGCTGGCCGAGGGCGGCATGCTCGGCGGCGCCGAGCAGGGCACCAAGGTCGTGCTGCTCACCGGCTCCATGGGGACGGCCGCCCGCCGTCAGGCGCTGCTCGACCTCGTCACGGGCGAGGCCGGCATCGTCATCGGCACCCACGCCCTCATCGAGGACAAGGTCCAGTTCCACGACCTCGGCCTGGTCGTGGTCGACGAGCAGCACCGCTTCGGCGTCGAGCAGCGCGACGCCCTGCGCTCCAAGGGGAAGCAGCCGCCGCACCTCCTGGTGATGACCGCGACCCCGATCCCGCGGACCGTCGCCATGACCGTCTTCGGCGACCTGGAGACCTCCGTCCTGGACCAGCTGCCGGCCGGCCGCTCGCCCATCGCCACCCACGTGGTGCCCGCCAAGGACAAGCCCCACTTCCTCGCGCGCACCTGGGAGCGGGTGCGCGAGGAGATCGAGGGCGGCCACCAGGCCTACGTGGTCTGCCCCCGCATCGGCGACGACCTGGGGGAGGAGGGCGACGCCAAGGCGCCCGCGAAGGGCGCCGCGAAGAGCGCCTCCAAGGGCGGGCCGGAGGACGAGGCCGGGCAGGCCGCGGCGGGGGGCGACGGCGAGCGGCGCCCGCCCCTCGCCGTCCTGGACGTCGCCGCGCAGCTCGCCAAGGGCCCCCTGAGCGGGCTCCGCGTGGAGGTGCTGCACGGCCGCATGCAGCCCGACGCCAAGGACGACGTGATGCGCCGCTTCGCCGCCGGCGAGGTGGACGTCCTGGTGGCCACGACCGTCATCGAGGTCGGCGTGAACGTGCCCAACTCCACCGTCATGGTGATCATGGACGCGGACCGGTTCGGCGTCTCCCAGCTCCACCAGCTGCGCGGCCGCGTGGGGCGGGGCTCGGCCCCGGGCCTGTGCCTGCTGGTCACCGACGCCCCGGAGGCGAGCCCCTCCCGCGCCCGCCTCGCCGCCGTCGCCGGCACCCTGGACGGCTTCGAGCTCTCCCGCATCGACCTCGAACAGCGCCGCGAGGGCGACGTCCTCGGCCAGGCCCAGTCCGGCGTCCGCTCGTCCCTGCGCATGCTCACCGTCATCGACGACGAGGAGGTCATCGCCGCCGCCCGGGAGGAGGCCGCGGCCGTCGTCGCCGCCGACCCGGAGCTGGAGGCGCTGCCCGACCTGCGCACCGCGCTGGACGCCCTGCTGGACGAGGAGCGGGAGCAGTACCTGGACAAGGGCTGA